In Thiofilum sp., the genomic window AGAGTTATTGGAGCGTTTGGACTGGATTAAGTTGACTCCACAACGAGTACTCGATCTAGGGTGTGGTACGGGTATGATGGCTGAGGCACTTCTTAAACGCTATCCCAAGGCAGAGATTATTGGCGTGGATATAGCCTTTAATATGGTGTTGCAAACCATCAAGCGCCGACATTGGTGGCGTAAGCCTTTGGGGGTGTGTGCGGATGTGCAAGCGCTACCTTTTGCCAATCAGAGCTGTGATATGCTGATTTCTAATGTCATGTTGCAATGGTGTAATGATTTAGTGCCTGTTTTTAAAGAGTGTGCGCGGGTGTTACGCCCAGAAGGATTGATCACCTTTGCCACTTTTGGTCCTGATACTTTAAAAGAGCTGCGGGCTAGTTGGGCTAAGGTGGATGGTTATCCGCATGTGAGTCGCTTTTTAGATATGCATGATGTCGGGGACGCTTTATTGGCGGCGGGTTTTCGTGATCCAGTCGTGGATCGCGAGGATAAAATACTCACTTATGCCGAGGTGAAAGGCTTGTTGCAAGATTTAAAAGCGATTGGGGCGAATAATGCTACTCAAGGTCGAGCGATGGGTTTGATGGGTAAACAACGTTTGCAAGCGCTGTATCAAGCGTATGAGAGCTTTAGACGCGTCGATGGTAAATTGCCTGCTACCTATGAAGTGATTTTTGGTCACGCTTGGGCGCCAAAACTCATCCCTAGTGCTCAGCCTGAGCGTTATATTCCTATTAAAGTGCTGTAAAGCGCGGAGTGTAAGCTTGTGAGGAGCTTGTCTAGTGCTTTAGAATAGGCGTATTAATTCCAATGTCCGACAGTTTTTCTGTAACCATAACGACTATAAACAATACGCTGAGCAGGGTTTTAGCTGGCTCAGATCAATAGGTCTATTTGCATCCACGGTTTACAGCATTTTCTTCTAGCCAAGAAGGGATAGATTCCTATACATTCTTGCCACAATAATCCCCGTGCAACCGATACCAACGGGGATAATGGATTATGATAAAACCGCCAAGGAGCAACATAACAATGTCAAACTCGACTATTATCTATACGCTGACTGATGAAGCGCCGCTACTCGCTACCTACTCGTTTTTACCCATTATTCAAGCCTTTGCTAAACCGGCTGGCATTGATGTGGTCACGAGCGATATTTCGGTAGCGGCTCGCATCCTCGCCGAATTTCCTGATTATTTAACCCCCGAACAGCAGGTTCCGAATAACCTTGCAGAATTAGGTCGGTTAACTCA contains:
- the bioC gene encoding malonyl-ACP O-methyltransferase BioC, which produces MTNQAQAHVLDKRKTRLGFERAAHSYDKAALLQREVGLELLERLDWIKLTPQRVLDLGCGTGMMAEALLKRYPKAEIIGVDIAFNMVLQTIKRRHWWRKPLGVCADVQALPFANQSCDMLISNVMLQWCNDLVPVFKECARVLRPEGLITFATFGPDTLKELRASWAKVDGYPHVSRFLDMHDVGDALLAAGFRDPVVDREDKILTYAEVKGLLQDLKAIGANNATQGRAMGLMGKQRLQALYQAYESFRRVDGKLPATYEVIFGHAWAPKLIPSAQPERYIPIKVL